GCTCGCGCTGCAACTTCTGCATCTCCAGCGCCATGCGCTGGCGGTCCTTGCCGTACTTCTTCTGCAGCGCCTTGATCTGCGGCTGCAATTCTTGCATCTGCCGCGTGGTGCGGATCTGCTTGACGAAGGGCTTGTAGAGGATCGCGCGCAGGGTGAACACCAGGAACATCACCGACAGCGCCCAGGCGAAGAAGTTCTCGGGGCCCAGCAGGAAGGCGAACGCCTTGTACCAAACCCACATGATCGCCGACACCGGGTAATAGATGATGTCCAGGCTGAACCAATTAAACACGCGACTTGCTCTCCCCTCGCTCCGCTGGGGTTTCCCAGACAAGGTTTTCGGCGGCGGCTATTTCGCCAGGAACGGTCTCGTCAGACCCGACGGACTCGTGATCGTGGGGGCACCGTTCCGGGATCGGATCCCATCCGCCCGGATGCCATGGCCCGCATTTGAGGAGCCGGATCGATGCCAGCCACCCACCGCGGAACACGCCGTACTCGGTGAGGGCGTCGACCGCGTACTGACTGCAGGTCGGAATGAACCGGCACGACGGCGGCCGGTACGGAGAGATCGCGTGGCGATAAAG
The window above is part of the Mycolicibacterium fortuitum subsp. fortuitum genome. Proteins encoded here:
- the yidD gene encoding membrane protein insertion efficiency factor YidD, translated to MIRRAGAGAARGAIFLIQLYRHAISPYRPPSCRFIPTCSQYAVDALTEYGVFRGGWLASIRLLKCGPWHPGGWDPIPERCPHDHESVGSDETVPGEIAAAENLVWETPAERGESKSRV